In Reichenbachiella agarivorans, one genomic interval encodes:
- a CDS encoding AIR synthase related protein, translated as MDERYMQRGVSASKEDVHNAIKNIDKGIFPNAFCKIVPDMLGGSEDYCNIMHADGAGTKSSLAYMYWKETGDISVWKGIAQDAVIMNTDDLLCVGAVDNILLSSTIGRNKNLIPGEVLTALIEGTEEVLQMLRDNGVDIKSTGGETADLGDLVRTVVVDSTVIGRMKRADVITNEKIKGGDVIVGLASYGQANYETEYNGGMGSNGLTSARHDVFAKKYMEKYPECFDPSVPAELIYSGSKDLLDKVDGSPLDAGKLVLSPTRTYAPIIKKILENYRSQIHGMVHCSGGAQTKVLHFVNDVHVIKDNLFEIPPLFKLIHAESGTDWKEMYKVFNMGHRMELYVPESLASEIIAISESFGVPAQIIGRVESSNITKATIKSEKGEFEYLK; from the coding sequence ATGGACGAAAGATATATGCAGCGAGGCGTATCTGCCTCAAAAGAAGATGTACACAACGCCATCAAAAACATAGACAAAGGGATATTCCCTAATGCCTTTTGTAAAATCGTCCCAGACATGCTCGGCGGCAGTGAGGACTATTGCAATATCATGCATGCAGATGGTGCGGGAACCAAGTCTTCATTGGCCTATATGTATTGGAAAGAAACGGGAGATATTTCTGTTTGGAAAGGGATCGCTCAGGACGCTGTGATCATGAATACAGACGATCTGCTTTGTGTAGGTGCTGTGGATAATATCTTGCTGTCATCTACGATCGGAAGGAATAAAAACCTAATCCCTGGAGAAGTGCTCACTGCACTGATCGAAGGTACCGAAGAAGTCCTCCAGATGCTCCGTGACAATGGTGTCGATATCAAGTCTACAGGAGGTGAAACGGCTGATTTGGGTGACTTGGTTAGAACCGTGGTGGTGGATAGTACTGTCATCGGTCGCATGAAAAGAGCCGATGTAATCACCAATGAAAAAATCAAAGGGGGTGATGTGATTGTGGGATTAGCCTCGTACGGTCAGGCCAACTATGAGACAGAGTACAACGGCGGCATGGGGAGCAATGGTTTGACCTCTGCTCGCCACGATGTCTTTGCTAAAAAATACATGGAGAAGTATCCAGAGTGTTTTGATCCATCCGTGCCAGCAGAGTTGATATACTCTGGGAGCAAAGATCTGCTAGACAAGGTAGATGGCTCGCCACTTGATGCGGGGAAACTCGTGTTGTCACCGACGAGAACTTATGCGCCGATCATCAAGAAAATACTAGAAAACTATCGATCACAAATCCATGGGATGGTTCATTGCAGTGGAGGTGCACAAACCAAAGTCCTCCACTTCGTCAATGACGTGCATGTGATCAAAGACAATCTTTTTGAAATCCCTCCACTGTTCAAACTGATCCATGCAGAAAGTGGGACAGATTGGAAAGAAATGTACAAGGTATTCAACATGGGTCACCGTATGGAGCTTTACGTACCAGAATCACTCGCTTCAGAGATCATTGCGATCTCAGAATCATTTGGTGTCCCTGCACAAATCATCGGTCGTGTAGAATCATCCAACATCACCAAAGCAACCATTAAGTCTGAAAAGGGCGAGTTCGAATATTTGAAGTAA
- the acs gene encoding acetate--CoA ligase: MLSKVENLSEYFLAYEKSVANTDTFWERIANQFYWRKKWDKVVESDFEEAKVEWFINGKLNITENILERHLFTIGDKPAIIWEPNDPKEANVTLTYRQLHEKVCQFANVLLKNQVKKGDRVIIYMPMIPEAAIAMLACARIGSVHSVVFAGFSSTALADRINNCEAKIVLTSDGNFRGSKSIGVKSVVDEALEKTKTIEKVIVVERTKTPVTMKAGRDLWWHDEVAKVDSINKAEEMDSEDMLFILYTSGSTGQPKGVVHTTGGYMVYTQYSFQNVFQYNTDDVYWCTADVGWITGHSYIVYGPLLTGATTIMFEGVPTYPTPGRFWEIVDKYKVNQFYTAPTAIRALQAFGLDPVTPYKLDSLKVLGTVGEPINEEAWHWYHDHIGKGKCPIVDTWWQTETGGIMISPLAGLTPTKPGYATLPLPGIRPVIVDADGKILKGNGVKGNLCISHPWPSMIRTTYGDHERCKSTYFSTYKGMYFTGDGVKRDEDGYYRILGRVDDVINVSGHRMGTAEVENAINEHPKVIESAVVGYPHDIKGQGIYAYVICDMEGRTEENLKEEIRATVNKIIGPIAKPDKVQIVSGLPKTRSGKIMRRILRKVAENDTSNLGDTSTLLNPEVVDEIIKGAQ, encoded by the coding sequence ATGTTAAGTAAAGTAGAAAACCTCAGTGAATACTTTTTGGCTTATGAAAAGAGTGTAGCCAACACCGATACGTTTTGGGAAAGAATCGCTAATCAGTTTTACTGGAGGAAAAAATGGGACAAAGTAGTAGAGTCAGATTTTGAGGAAGCCAAAGTAGAATGGTTCATCAACGGCAAACTCAACATCACAGAAAATATCTTGGAGCGACATCTGTTCACCATCGGTGACAAACCTGCCATCATCTGGGAACCTAATGATCCTAAGGAAGCAAACGTCACACTCACCTATAGACAACTGCACGAAAAGGTCTGTCAGTTTGCCAATGTACTCCTCAAAAACCAAGTAAAAAAAGGAGATCGGGTTATCATTTACATGCCTATGATTCCTGAGGCAGCTATTGCTATGCTGGCATGTGCCAGAATCGGCTCAGTTCACTCTGTGGTATTTGCTGGGTTCTCTTCTACTGCCTTAGCCGATCGTATCAACAACTGCGAGGCAAAAATAGTCTTGACTTCAGATGGCAATTTTAGAGGCTCCAAGTCTATTGGGGTAAAATCAGTAGTAGATGAGGCACTAGAAAAAACCAAAACCATAGAGAAGGTAATCGTAGTAGAGCGCACCAAAACGCCTGTTACCATGAAAGCTGGCAGAGATCTTTGGTGGCATGACGAAGTAGCCAAAGTAGATAGCATCAACAAAGCTGAGGAAATGGATTCAGAAGACATGCTCTTCATCCTCTACACCTCTGGCTCTACAGGTCAGCCCAAAGGCGTGGTGCATACTACCGGAGGCTACATGGTATATACCCAATATTCTTTCCAAAACGTGTTTCAATACAACACCGATGACGTGTATTGGTGCACAGCTGACGTGGGTTGGATCACAGGTCACTCCTACATAGTCTATGGACCATTGCTGACTGGTGCAACAACTATCATGTTCGAGGGTGTACCTACCTATCCCACGCCTGGGAGATTTTGGGAAATTGTGGATAAATACAAAGTCAACCAATTTTATACAGCTCCAACAGCCATCCGTGCTTTGCAGGCATTCGGACTCGATCCAGTGACGCCTTATAAACTAGATTCGCTCAAGGTATTGGGCACAGTCGGTGAGCCTATCAACGAAGAAGCATGGCACTGGTACCACGACCACATCGGCAAAGGGAAATGCCCGATCGTAGATACCTGGTGGCAAACAGAGACAGGAGGAATTATGATCTCACCTTTAGCAGGTTTGACCCCTACCAAGCCAGGTTATGCGACTTTACCCTTACCAGGCATCCGACCCGTCATTGTCGATGCTGATGGCAAAATATTGAAAGGCAATGGAGTCAAAGGCAATCTTTGTATCAGTCATCCTTGGCCATCAATGATCCGAACGACTTACGGAGACCATGAGCGTTGCAAAAGCACTTATTTTTCTACATACAAAGGGATGTATTTTACAGGAGATGGGGTCAAAAGAGACGAAGATGGCTACTACCGAATCTTGGGACGAGTGGATGATGTGATCAATGTCTCGGGACATAGAATGGGTACTGCCGAAGTAGAAAACGCCATCAACGAGCATCCAAAAGTCATCGAATCTGCTGTGGTTGGTTATCCTCATGATATCAAAGGCCAAGGCATCTATGCCTATGTGATCTGTGATATGGAAGGACGTACCGAAGAAAACCTCAAGGAAGAAATCCGTGCGACGGTCAACAAGATTATCGGACCAATAGCCAAGCCTGACAAGGTTCAGATTGTATCGGGATTGCCAAAAACCAGATCTGGAAAAATCATGAGAAGAATCCTCCGCAAGGTAGCTGAAAATGATACTTCAAATCTTGGAGATACCTCTACACTCCTAAATCCAGAAGTAGTAGATGAGATCATCAAAGGGGCGCAGTAA
- a CDS encoding ligand-binding sensor domain-containing protein yields MFDIKKHLFFLVLLVILGSSMFAIAQKAAIPEAPKLYFDHLEGLHNNQITGFCQDHKGYMWIATENGLHRYNGVNYRLFLNNGDSSSINSSRVKCLMEDHEGTLWMGSTDGLFRYNRELDKLIPVTLENEYFPEQANPNVILDMVEDTVRKKVWIASLSEGLLVYDYTTEKLTPYFKRDGEIPLKNYSLNSLALKSLLLDQDNNRLWIGHYAKGLNIIDLDTQEVRSVVLLNNEEDTVQQLTTLRIVREGVLWVGTLENGIFEMNLNGEHPKVQRQLLHIAGDKNSLYNDYIESIYLDRENRIWVCNDNGGLHLYDDSFNGFHRYIPDNKPHSIVNISVRCVYQDRQNRLWVGTALEGVDVADPMLHKFHHLMKSNYKSQTLSSNIIRDFHEDESGKIWIATDGGGINIYDPATMKIDNLRLDEEVKNSISSDAVLCMLDIDQSIWIGTWNGGINIIDKKSRDVKRFQPTHSSLKSIFSLIEDRDGFIWGTSFSNGLQRINKSTGEVRSYRYDATHEYGLKSNMVYALFEDSQGNIWVGGEAKGLYILRYENKEMGKFEGLNFTTEDVLDIASDWVSQIYEDKDHRIYCATSSGLIEVDPTTMNFEFVLRNKLPTTDIRSIIEDQKGNLWLATTLGLSKYDPVKDSVLNFSVRDGLQRGKFTKNTIMLTKGNLIYVGGSEGVNLFDPLNIPFNRYKPDVHLAGLKLFNNRVQVGDSTALLKSHIAVSPDLIFHPDQWRFTLEYIALNFTRPDFNQYAYMLEGMEEEWNYVGNQREVTYTHLNPGSYTFKVKAANNDGVWQEQPAMISITVLPPWWRTWWAVMLCVFVLILCVMGYVRWRTYKLSARERELRTMVKMRTSELSDKNRELEELNKAITDQAEELRTYNEALNAMNEKLEELVEIRTQKIREKNGKLTKFAFDNAHRVRGPLTRIMGMMNLIEKESELTEREFWIEKVAEASREMDEITRSMGSEIDEHLKDDV; encoded by the coding sequence TTGTTTGACATCAAAAAGCATCTTTTTTTTCTGGTACTGCTAGTCATTTTGGGTAGTAGCATGTTTGCTATTGCTCAAAAAGCAGCAATTCCTGAGGCTCCCAAGCTGTACTTCGATCATCTGGAGGGGCTGCACAACAATCAGATTACTGGCTTTTGTCAGGATCACAAGGGCTATATGTGGATAGCCACCGAAAACGGGCTACACAGATACAATGGAGTCAATTACCGACTGTTTTTGAACAATGGAGATTCTAGTTCTATCAATTCCAGTAGGGTAAAATGCCTGATGGAAGATCATGAGGGGACCTTGTGGATGGGCTCTACTGATGGCCTGTTTCGGTACAACAGGGAACTTGACAAGTTGATCCCCGTGACTTTAGAGAACGAGTATTTCCCAGAGCAAGCTAATCCAAATGTGATTTTGGACATGGTGGAAGATACGGTGAGAAAAAAAGTATGGATAGCCAGTCTATCCGAAGGCTTGTTGGTCTATGATTATACAACAGAAAAACTAACCCCCTATTTTAAAAGAGATGGCGAGATTCCACTAAAGAATTATTCCCTCAATAGTTTAGCACTCAAAAGCCTCCTGCTGGATCAAGATAATAATCGGTTGTGGATAGGACACTATGCCAAAGGATTGAATATAATTGATTTGGACACTCAGGAAGTTCGCTCTGTTGTTTTACTCAACAATGAGGAGGATACTGTACAGCAGCTGACTACACTCAGGATAGTGAGGGAGGGTGTTTTGTGGGTTGGGACTCTTGAGAATGGAATTTTTGAGATGAATTTGAATGGGGAGCACCCGAAAGTGCAAAGACAACTTTTACACATTGCGGGTGATAAAAATTCCCTATACAATGATTATATCGAGTCGATCTATCTGGATAGGGAAAATAGAATATGGGTGTGCAATGACAATGGCGGATTGCATCTTTATGATGATAGCTTCAATGGATTTCATCGCTATATTCCTGATAACAAACCCCATTCTATTGTAAATATCTCAGTGAGGTGCGTGTATCAAGATCGACAAAATCGACTGTGGGTAGGCACAGCGCTCGAAGGAGTAGATGTGGCAGACCCTATGCTGCACAAATTTCATCATTTGATGAAGTCAAATTATAAAAGTCAAACACTAAGTAGTAACATCATTCGAGATTTTCATGAGGATGAATCTGGTAAAATATGGATAGCAACCGATGGTGGTGGTATCAATATATATGATCCCGCCACTATGAAAATCGATAATTTGAGACTGGATGAAGAAGTCAAAAATTCAATTTCTTCCGATGCTGTCCTTTGTATGCTAGATATTGATCAATCTATCTGGATAGGAACTTGGAATGGAGGAATCAACATCATCGACAAAAAATCCAGAGATGTTAAGAGATTTCAACCAACTCATAGTTCATTGAAAAGTATCTTTTCCTTGATCGAAGACCGTGATGGTTTTATATGGGGGACTAGTTTTTCTAACGGTCTCCAGCGAATCAATAAAAGTACAGGTGAGGTCAGAAGTTATCGCTATGATGCAACCCATGAATATGGACTCAAAAGCAATATGGTGTATGCGCTCTTTGAAGACAGTCAAGGAAATATTTGGGTTGGAGGTGAGGCAAAGGGTTTGTACATTCTGAGATATGAAAACAAGGAGATGGGTAAGTTTGAAGGACTAAATTTTACAACTGAAGACGTGCTAGATATAGCGAGTGATTGGGTATCTCAGATATATGAGGACAAAGACCACCGTATTTATTGTGCTACTTCTTCTGGCTTGATTGAGGTGGATCCTACCACCATGAATTTTGAATTCGTGCTCAGAAATAAATTACCAACGACAGATATCAGATCAATCATAGAAGATCAGAAGGGGAATCTTTGGTTAGCAACTACATTAGGGTTGAGCAAGTATGACCCTGTCAAAGACTCGGTTCTCAATTTTTCGGTGAGAGATGGTTTGCAAAGAGGGAAGTTTACCAAAAACACCATAATGCTGACCAAGGGAAACCTCATTTATGTAGGAGGATCCGAAGGAGTCAATCTTTTTGATCCTTTGAATATTCCTTTCAATCGATACAAACCAGACGTACATTTGGCTGGACTCAAACTTTTCAACAATCGTGTCCAAGTTGGTGATTCTACAGCTTTATTGAAGAGTCACATAGCTGTTTCTCCTGATTTGATCTTTCATCCTGACCAATGGAGATTTACTCTTGAGTACATTGCGCTGAATTTTACCAGACCTGACTTCAATCAATATGCCTATATGTTGGAAGGAATGGAAGAAGAATGGAACTATGTCGGCAACCAAAGGGAAGTGACTTACACACATTTGAACCCAGGATCATATACTTTCAAAGTCAAGGCAGCCAACAATGATGGCGTCTGGCAAGAGCAGCCTGCCATGATCTCAATTACCGTTTTGCCACCCTGGTGGCGTACTTGGTGGGCAGTCATGCTGTGTGTATTTGTACTCATACTCTGTGTAATGGGCTATGTACGGTGGCGAACCTATAAGTTGTCTGCCAGAGAAAGAGAACTCCGTACCATGGTCAAAATGAGAACCTCTGAATTGAGTGACAAGAACAGAGAGTTGGAAGAACTTAACAAGGCGATTACTGATCAAGCGGAAGAGCTACGCACCTACAATGAAGCACTCAATGCCATGAATGAAAAGCTCGAAGAACTTGTGGAGATTCGTACCCAAAAGATTAGAGAAAAAAATGGGAAGCTTACCAAATTTGCCTTTGACAATGCTCATCGTGTCAGAGGGCCTCTCACAAGAATCATGGGCATGATGAATCTGATTGAGAAGGAGTCAGAATTGACAGAGAGAGAATTTTGGATTGAAAAAGTCGCAGAAGCATCCAGAGAAATGGATGAAATCACCCGCAGTATGGGCAGCGAAATCGATGAACACTTGAAAGACGACGTATAA
- the amaB gene encoding L-piperidine-6-carboxylate dehydrogenase — protein MSDQYGIKEAIQSLELSNIELGSSTGSQWLKSGGGNISSHSPADGQLIGQVQESDEACYQQVVETAQKAFAEWRQVPAPKRGEVVRQLGDALRQKKEALGKLVSYEMGKSYQEGLGEVQEMIDICDFAVGLSRQLYGLTMHSERPGHRMYEQYHPLGVVGIISAFNFPVAVWAWNTALAWVCGDVTVWKPSEKTPLTAIACQKITAKVFAANQVPEGVSNLIVGDAEIGQLMSQDTRIPLISATGSTRMGKAVGESVGKRLGRALLELGGNNAIIFTKNADLDMSLIGAVFGAVGTCGQRCTSTRRLIVHEEIFDNVAARLKKAYAQLRIGNPLDEKNHVGPLIDQLAVDMYQQAITKAKEEGAKTIVDGEVLKGVGYESGCYVKPAIFEVKNEFEIVQHETFAPILYLIRYKDLDEAIALQNDVPQGLSSAIMTSDMRESEQFLSHAGSDCGIANVNIGTSGAEIGGAFGGEKETGGGRESGSDAWKVYMRRQTNTINYTTKLPLAQGIKFEI, from the coding sequence ATGTCAGATCAATACGGAATAAAGGAGGCGATTCAAAGCCTTGAATTGAGTAATATCGAGCTTGGTTCTAGTACGGGAAGTCAATGGTTGAAGTCTGGTGGAGGCAATATTTCATCTCACTCTCCAGCAGATGGACAGTTGATAGGCCAAGTGCAAGAGTCCGATGAGGCTTGCTACCAACAAGTCGTAGAAACCGCCCAAAAGGCCTTTGCCGAATGGCGTCAAGTGCCAGCACCAAAACGTGGCGAAGTAGTCCGTCAACTTGGAGATGCCCTGCGCCAAAAGAAAGAGGCATTGGGTAAATTGGTCTCATATGAAATGGGGAAATCCTATCAGGAAGGTCTAGGAGAAGTACAAGAAATGATAGATATCTGTGATTTTGCAGTCGGATTGTCTCGCCAACTCTACGGGTTGACCATGCACTCAGAGCGTCCTGGTCATAGGATGTATGAGCAGTACCATCCACTGGGTGTGGTTGGGATTATTTCCGCATTCAACTTCCCAGTGGCTGTATGGGCATGGAACACTGCGTTGGCATGGGTATGTGGAGACGTGACAGTATGGAAGCCCAGCGAGAAGACTCCTTTGACAGCAATTGCATGTCAAAAAATTACTGCTAAAGTTTTTGCGGCGAATCAAGTACCTGAGGGTGTGAGTAATTTGATTGTGGGAGATGCTGAAATTGGACAATTGATGAGTCAAGATACTCGGATTCCCCTAATATCAGCGACTGGATCTACGCGCATGGGCAAGGCAGTAGGTGAGTCTGTTGGCAAAAGACTCGGGCGTGCGTTGCTAGAATTGGGAGGGAACAATGCCATCATTTTTACTAAAAATGCCGATTTGGATATGTCTCTCATTGGTGCCGTATTTGGTGCGGTGGGTACCTGCGGCCAGCGTTGTACCTCTACGAGGAGGTTGATTGTTCACGAGGAGATCTTTGACAATGTAGCAGCCAGGCTAAAGAAGGCCTATGCCCAGCTAAGAATAGGCAATCCGCTGGATGAAAAGAATCATGTAGGTCCTCTGATAGATCAATTGGCGGTGGATATGTACCAGCAAGCCATCACAAAAGCCAAAGAAGAAGGTGCTAAAACGATTGTAGATGGAGAAGTCCTCAAGGGTGTGGGGTATGAATCTGGGTGTTACGTCAAACCTGCCATTTTTGAGGTTAAGAATGAATTTGAAATCGTACAGCATGAAACCTTTGCCCCTATTTTGTATTTGATCCGCTACAAAGATTTGGATGAAGCCATAGCTCTGCAAAATGATGTCCCACAAGGCCTGTCTTCAGCAATTATGACCAGCGATATGAGGGAATCAGAGCAATTCCTGTCACATGCTGGATCAGATTGTGGGATAGCCAATGTCAACATAGGAACCTCGGGAGCTGAAATCGGTGGTGCCTTTGGCGGAGAAAAAGAAACAGGTGGTGGACGAGAATCTGGTTCGGATGCATGGAAGGTGTACATGAGAAGACAGACCAACACCATCAATTACACTACCAAGCTACCTCTGGCACAGGGTATCAAGTTTGAAATTTAA
- a CDS encoding DUF4249 domain-containing protein, translated as MNKLGRLILLWLTLVSCQWDGELDVQDVTLEQSYFVECYMRPGELFNLTATEISPIFEDYILDYSQDFDVYIIDSDTIELFQSLFIEEGTGYVYNFGSGQRLSDQTLMVELLVLSPMGDTIRARSRVPEQIKMENVEAGEDQIVVNFLSSDYHPDNYYILIANYDVVGKNGEKRPKNKVTYLDYHELLEEQEIVVDIKADSLRYSEKTEITLMRVTEENFRYQRSLEEAKNASRENVTFPAPLEGNLINAVGIFTCYTEDKRIIPVAEIAR; from the coding sequence ATGAATAAATTGGGGAGGTTAATTTTATTGTGGCTAACCCTCGTTTCGTGTCAATGGGATGGAGAGCTAGACGTACAGGATGTGACTTTGGAGCAAAGTTACTTTGTAGAATGCTATATGCGTCCAGGCGAACTGTTCAACTTGACAGCTACTGAGATTTCTCCTATTTTCGAAGATTACATACTCGATTATTCTCAGGATTTTGATGTCTACATCATAGATTCTGACACCATCGAATTGTTTCAAAGCTTGTTTATTGAAGAGGGGACAGGCTATGTGTACAATTTTGGTAGTGGTCAGCGCTTGTCTGATCAGACTTTGATGGTGGAGCTGCTCGTACTGAGTCCTATGGGAGACACGATTAGGGCGCGAAGCAGAGTGCCAGAGCAAATCAAAATGGAGAATGTTGAGGCTGGAGAAGATCAGATTGTCGTGAATTTTTTATCTTCTGATTATCATCCAGACAATTACTACATCCTGATCGCCAATTATGATGTGGTTGGAAAAAATGGAGAGAAGCGACCCAAAAACAAGGTTACTTATTTGGATTATCATGAGCTTTTGGAGGAGCAAGAGATTGTCGTAGATATAAAGGCAGATTCACTGCGCTATAGTGAGAAAACAGAAATCACTTTGATGCGGGTCACGGAGGAGAATTTTAGGTATCAGCGATCTCTGGAAGAAGCGAAAAACGCGAGTAGAGAGAATGTCACTTTCCCAGCGCCCTTGGAGGGAAACTTGATTAATGCAGTCGGAATATTCACCTGCTATACAGAGGACAAGAGAATCATACCTGTTGCCGAGATTGCTAGGTGA
- a CDS encoding TonB-dependent receptor, whose translation MRFFQYLGVWVFIFSFSQELIGQILVQGTVSDENNVAIAGAHISTESRIMVTDDQGYFQIELATAGVIEVSHVNFETQYIMVSQSQILTIQLLAQTKSLDELQIEAATIHDVLKVDPVQISNLNSLFGENDILKYLVTLPGVSSINSFDAGISVRGGSTTENAFLIDGIRIAEPKHMTMLVTAFDPYVLSQSDVYKSGYPSIYNGKLSGYVDMIGQPNYEKGVSVETTLGIISSSAKTSLAWGEKSNHNLKLSGRYSYLGLVAKMYERTKKLDEIPNYQLGDLTLSYHGVLSDKWSVNAYGLASSDDLPLHLDADRMYQMNWNNQSGVVSIDRALNQKGRLTFQIGGNRSATRYQNKQVSQRIDSEYNNQLALIRLDQPILNQLTVSLGYKSEWTQYRIINGEAIARSSQMDNHMHSVFGDATLYPNPNLTIMGGANLTYYLGEVSLLDLSPRFKIQYLLNRLELWVDYARTRQYEEMLPFFTVRSPIDIPVPLGSDNQSAWSDQVSIGASHQLISGMSLTASVFFKNLKHIKDFSAGSRANLEFESITMIEGKGYVQGIEAEWTYNIAKIEGRINYTYLNSKRQFDQINGGVYFSPPFDITSNILISLLYRLNQHWSFSAFWTYSSGIYVTVPEGVTVAKDITDPSSIANYIPIYGDRYNYRLPPRHRLDLGINYYKELKRKNALKISGGTFNTYNRKNADFVYFEVERKDDFFVSFVPKSKMVLPLIPYLSVTYYLNHKAGSHE comes from the coding sequence ATGCGTTTCTTTCAATACCTAGGCGTGTGGGTTTTTATCTTTTCCTTCTCTCAAGAATTGATAGGTCAAATTCTTGTGCAAGGAACGGTATCTGATGAAAATAATGTAGCCATTGCAGGGGCACATATTTCTACTGAATCTAGGATCATGGTGACAGATGACCAAGGATACTTTCAAATCGAATTGGCAACCGCAGGTGTCATTGAGGTATCACATGTCAATTTTGAGACACAATACATCATGGTCTCTCAATCACAGATATTGACAATTCAGTTGCTTGCTCAAACTAAATCTCTCGATGAATTACAAATAGAGGCAGCTACCATTCATGATGTACTAAAAGTCGATCCCGTACAAATATCTAATCTAAATAGCCTTTTTGGTGAAAATGACATATTAAAATATCTAGTGACATTACCAGGTGTGTCAAGTATCAACTCTTTTGATGCGGGAATATCAGTGAGGGGTGGAAGCACCACGGAAAATGCCTTTTTGATAGATGGGATTCGTATCGCTGAACCCAAACACATGACGATGCTGGTAACAGCTTTTGACCCCTATGTACTATCCCAGTCTGACGTGTACAAGAGTGGTTACCCTTCGATATACAATGGCAAACTATCAGGTTATGTAGACATGATCGGTCAACCCAATTATGAAAAAGGGGTAAGTGTAGAGACTACTTTGGGAATCATTTCTTCTTCAGCCAAGACATCTTTGGCATGGGGAGAGAAGTCTAACCACAACTTAAAACTATCGGGGAGATATTCCTATCTAGGCTTGGTTGCGAAAATGTATGAACGAACAAAAAAGCTAGATGAAATCCCGAATTATCAGTTGGGTGACTTGACCTTGAGCTACCATGGAGTACTCAGCGACAAGTGGTCAGTGAATGCATATGGTTTGGCATCCTCGGATGATTTACCGTTGCACTTGGATGCCGACAGAATGTATCAAATGAACTGGAACAATCAGTCAGGAGTTGTTTCGATCGACAGGGCACTCAATCAAAAGGGTAGACTGACTTTTCAAATCGGGGGGAATAGAAGTGCTACGCGCTATCAAAACAAGCAGGTGAGTCAGCGCATTGATTCAGAGTATAACAATCAACTTGCTTTGATCAGATTGGATCAGCCTATTTTGAATCAATTGACGGTTTCGCTGGGATACAAATCAGAATGGACTCAATACCGCATTATCAATGGAGAGGCTATTGCGCGTAGCAGCCAAATGGATAACCATATGCACAGTGTATTTGGCGATGCGACTCTTTATCCCAATCCAAATTTGACTATCATGGGAGGTGCCAATTTGACTTACTATTTGGGGGAGGTATCCTTGCTAGATTTATCTCCACGCTTCAAAATACAGTACTTGTTGAATCGCTTGGAGCTATGGGTAGATTACGCGAGGACACGACAATATGAGGAAATGTTGCCGTTTTTTACGGTGAGGAGTCCCATAGACATACCTGTTCCTTTGGGTAGTGACAATCAATCTGCATGGAGTGATCAGGTATCAATAGGAGCCAGTCATCAGTTGATAAGTGGGATGAGTTTGACGGCATCAGTTTTTTTCAAGAATTTGAAGCACATCAAGGATTTTAGCGCAGGTAGTAGAGCCAATCTTGAATTTGAGTCCATCACAATGATCGAAGGGAAAGGATATGTCCAAGGTATAGAGGCGGAGTGGACGTACAACATCGCCAAGATAGAAGGACGAATCAACTATACCTATCTGAACTCCAAACGCCAGTTTGATCAAATCAATGGAGGTGTATACTTCAGTCCTCCCTTTGACATTACTTCCAACATACTCATCAGTTTGCTGTATCGACTCAATCAGCACTGGTCATTTTCGGCTTTCTGGACCTACAGTTCTGGAATATATGTGACCGTCCCAGAAGGTGTGACTGTGGCCAAAGACATCACTGACCCTAGCTCGATTGCCAATTATATCCCCATCTATGGTGATCGATACAACTACAGGTTGCCTCCACGACATAGATTGGATTTAGGAATCAACTACTACAAAGAGTTGAAAAGGAAAAATGCCCTTAAAATTTCTGGGGGAACTTTCAATACATACAATCGAAAAAATGCAGATTTCGTTTATTTCGAGGTGGAGAGAAAGGACGATTTTTTTGTCTCATTTGTACCCAAGTCCAAGATGGTTTTGCCATTAATTCCCTATCTCTCGGTTACTTATTATTTGAATCATAAAGCTGGGAGCCATGAATAA